In Garra rufa chromosome 15, GarRuf1.0, whole genome shotgun sequence, a single genomic region encodes these proteins:
- the dnase1l1l gene encoding deoxyribonuclease I-like 1-like, with product MRSPLLGCFVGLCLWTSVISLKICAFNIQSYGEAKASNKRVMEILVKIISRCDLSLIQEVRDSRGEAVSALLMNLNRFDKSHIYTHLESKRMGKKTYKEQYVYIYRKDMLQVQEQYQHPEFNESTVFARAPFIIWIRSPTTLVKNFVLIGQHTCPKTAMKEMDALYEVFQTVRKKWKTENVMFLGDLNAACSYVTNKGLKNVRLRTDPKFHWLIRDEQDTTVREKTHCAYDRIIIHGKELISGIVPESAQPFNFKEEFNLSEEKALEVSDHYPVEVELKANHRYLLRHEL from the exons ATGAGGTCGCCTCTTCTGGGATGTTTTGTTGGATTATGTTTGTGGACTTCTGTAATTTCACTGAAGATCTGTGCGTTCAACATCCAGAGCTATGGGGAAGCAAAGGCCAGCAATAAGAGAGTTATGGAGATTTTGGTAAAG ATAATTTCTCGCTGTGACCTGAGTTTGATCCAGGAGGTTCGAGATTCTAGAGGTGAAGCTGTATCGGCACTGTTAATGAACCTGAACAG GTTTGACAAATctcacatttatacacatttagaGAGTAAAAGAATGGGAAAGAAAACATATAAAGAGCAGTATGTGTACATTTACAG AAAAGACATGCTACAGGTGCAAGAGCAATACCAACACCCAGAGTTCAATGAGAGCACAGTGTTCGCCAGAGCGCCTTTCATCATATGGATACGTTCTCCCACAACCT TGGTGAAGAACTTTGTCCTCATTGGTCAGCACACCTGTCCTAAGACTGCAATGAAAGAAATGGATGCACTGTATGAGGTCTTCCAAACAGTCAGGAAGAAATGGAAAACTGAG AATGTGATGTTTCTAGGGGACTTAAACGCAGCTTGCAGCTATGTTACAAATAAAGGACTGAAAAATGTGCGTCTCAGGACCGACCCAAAGTTCCACTGGCTGATAAGAGATGAACAAGACACTACAGTGCGAGAAAAAACACACTGCGCTTATGACAG GATTATTATTCATGGAAAAGAACTAATTTCTGGAATAGTTCCGGAATCTGCTCAACCATTCAACTTCAAAGAAGAATTCAATCTATCTGAGGAAAAG GCTTTGGAAGTCAGTGACCACTATCCGGTAGAAGTGGAATTAAAAGCAAACCATCGCTACCTCCTGCGCCATGAACTGTGA
- the atp5pb gene encoding ATP synthase F(0) complex subunit B1, mitochondrial, translating into MLSRLVLVSGHTLKNSGSFGACLIQAPRSFHQSSQSLAPVPPLPEKGGKVRHGIIPEELFTLLYPKTGVTGPYMLGTGLLLYMLSKEIYIINHETVAAASIGAVIIYGIKKFGPSVAAFADKLNEDKVAKAQEVKDQAMATLAQGIDDEKKEQWRVEGRQMLFDAKRNNVAMLLETNYRERLHMVTSEVKKRLDYQVELQNLHRRMEQEHMVNWIEQSVVKSITPQQEKESIAKCISDLKVLAKTTQARATV; encoded by the exons ATGTTGTCCAGGCTGGTGCTCGTTTCAG GTCATACCCTGAAAAACAGCGGATCCTTTGGCGCTTG CCTGATTCAGGCTCCTCGTTCCTTTCATCAGTCCTCCCAGAGTCTCGCCCCAGTACCCCCTCTGCCTGAGAAGGGAGGAAAGGTCCGACATGGCATTATCCCAGAGGAGCTTTTCACACTGCTGTACCCCAAGACCGGTGTGACAG GGCCTTATATGCTGGGCACTGGTCTGCTCCTCTACATGCTGTCAAAGGAAATCTACATTATCAATCACGAGACCGTTGCTGCCGCGTCAATTGGTGCAGTCATCATTTATGGCATTAAGAAATTTGGGCCCAGTGTGGCCGCCTTTGCTGATAAACTCAATGAG GATAAAGTGGCAAAGGCTCAGGAAGTGAAGGATCAGGCCATGGCTACCCTTGCTCAAGGCATTGATGATGAGAAGAAGGAGCAGTGGAGAGTAGAAGGAAGACAAATGCTCTTTGATGCCAAGAGG AACAATGTGGCTATGCTGCTGGAGACCAATTACAGGGAGCGACTGCACATGGTGACCAGTGAGGTGAAGAAGAGGCTGGACTACCAGGTGGAGCTTCAGAACCTGCATCGCCGCATGGAGCAGGAGCACATGGTGAACTGGATTGAGCAGAGCGTTGTTAAGAGCATCACCCCACAGCAG
- the LOC141286752 gene encoding uncharacterized protein: MEQNTDFLKDAFSETNFEHLSFDDDTATAHIVNVPQNVPDIEEDNNHTESSGSDSDIDFEWTDREEETKQSFENNRNFSLDEQSMKAGSMISGSWDDNDTVENKTQTQNQQLSLHEEDSRENEFKIHDMIHQTNKNQAEDVSMLEAVLPKGTHYGLETMSTRTQESYQVDKSENESSTSKEERVESDSTEEHVLLRAADDKQLNRFSAIQSTLQDWPVASAEVQSGDEMKEFTEEDNEDHERDEEGLADFPSDLSQSDSEENSEGHEDGEPSHMDTKLPEEEDEGLDCSYKAKNLEEPLLTSRKDEGVQKEDECRDPEEKLTYAKNENDEDDDILLQTKQGSFRDDEHHIEIPNTGENFQTSSNESYMNEEPDYDSDISSDGDCCKNQEDKPDCTSHSISENKNIQEHTFAKDFATDWHSIEREVVDGVVTDQQKPEMCDVEGLSSIPATIGAVMDVSSETYSSENRSLGESHPPESVLLKPDQNNKDYNRECSEVSDGGENINTFLPGMFWSVMDEDNLKLDEYDWDINGEDVICDEEDNFMEELENEGEETERDWEKEKARIDAFYRFYESVEGEENKGRSHKVTFCLEPECSQYEEETDSSEEEPSTIGCISELQPPESSSVKLDQSNKEDSCEPSEDSDIRENISSLLMDEDNMKLDEYDQDINEEEEFNKMNSSKVICDDEDDFLEKLKIEIERDMKQEQERIEASNRYYEEESFEEEQNEVTDRTHKVMLKLRQQSSQIDEDNDSSEQESNTEDDTASVLRTEDQSDSDEPNERRLYTGRYKVLPKGVQKADKQLKEHPKRNKCLVLLRSVLAVSLATAVGVISYLWATDSLEWTY, from the exons ATGGAGCAAAACACTGATTTTCTGAAGGATGCATTCTCag agacAAACTTTGAGCATCTAAGCTTTGATGATGACACCGCAACAGCGCACATTGTTAATGTACCTCAAAATGTGCCAGACATAGAGGAGGACAACAATCACACTGAATCCAGTGGATCTGACTCTGACATAGATTTTGAGTGGACGGATAGAGAAGAGGAAACTAAACAGAGTTTTGAGAACAATAGGAACTTCTCTTTAGATGAACAAAGCATGAAGGCAGGATCTATGATCAGTGGTTCATGGGATGACAATGACACAGTTGAAAATAAGACTCAAACCCAAAACCAGCAATTAAGCTTGCATGAAGAGGATTCCAGAGAGAATGAATTCAAGATACATGATATGATCCATCAAACGAACAAGAACCAAGCTGAAGATGTCAGCATGCTGGAAGCGGTTCTTCCAAAAGGAACTCACTATGGTCTGGAAACAATGAGCACAAGGACTCAGGAATCCTACCaggtggataaatctgaaaatgaAAGCTCAACGTCAAAAGAGGAAAGAGTGGAGTCTGATAGCACTGAGGAACATGTACTTCTGCGTGCAGCAGATGATAAGCAGCTCAATCGTTTTAGTGCCATACAGTCAACATTGCAAGATTGGCCAGTAGCATCAGCGGAGGTCCAGTCTGGAGATGAGATGAAAGAGTTTACAGAAGAAGACAATGAGGACCATGAGAGAGACGAGGAAGGTTTAGCTGATTTTCCCTCTGATCTGTCTCAAAGTGACAGTGAGGAAAACAGTGAAGGTCATGAGGATGGAGAACCCAGTCACATGGACACCAAGCTACCTGAGGAGGAGGATGAAGGCCTAGATTGTTCTTATAAGGCGAAGAACTTAGAAGAACCTCTACTGACTTCAAGAAAAGATGAAGGTGTCCAAAAGGAAGATGAATGTAGAGATCCTGAAGAAAAGCTCACTTACGCCAAGAATGAGAATGATGAGGATGATGACATATTGCTCCAGACAAAGCAAGGCAGTTTTAGAGATGATGAACATCACATTGAGATTCCAAACACTGGAGAAAATTTCCAAACCAGTTCCAATGAATCCTACATGAATGAGGAACCTGATTATGATAGTGATATCAGCAGTGATGGCGACTGCTGCAAAAACCAAGAAGATAAACCTGATTGTACTTCCCATTCAAtttcagaaaacaaaaacatacaagaGCACACCTTCGCAAAAGACTTTGCTACAGACTGGCACAGTATTGAGCGTGAAGTAGTGGATGGGGTGGTCACAGATCAGCAGAAACCAGAGATGTGTGATGTAGAAGGTTTATCAAGCATTCCAGCAACTATTGGAGCTGTAATGGACGTTTCTTCTGAGACTTACTCATCTGAAAACAGAAGTCTGGGTGAGTCACATCCACCAGAGTCTGTTTTACTCAAACCAGACCAGAACAACAAAGATTATAACAGAGAATGTTCAGAAGTTTCAGACGGTGGAGAAAATATCAACACTTTTCTACCTGGGATGTTTTGGTCTGTGATGGATGAGGACAACCTGAAGCTTGATGAATATGACTGGGACATTAATGGAGAAGATGTGATCTGTGACGAAGAGGACAATTTCATGGAAGAGCTGGAGAATGAAGGAGAGGAGACCGAAAGGGACTGGGAAAAAGAAAAGGCAAGAATTGATGCATTTTACAGATTCTACGAGTCTGTCGAAGGCGAGGAAAACAAGG GGAGAAGCCATAAAGTGACATTTTGTTTGGAGCCAGAATGCTCTCAGTATGAGGAGGAAACTGACAG CAGTGAAGAGGAACCAAGCACAATAGGTTGCATCAGTGAACTGCAGCCTCCAGAGTCCAGTTCAGTCAAACTAGACCAAAGCAACAAGGAAGACAGTTGTGAACCCTCAGAAGATTCAGACATCAGAGAAAATATTAGCAGCCTTCTGATGGATGAGGACAACATGAAGCTTGATGAATATGACCAGGATATTAATGAAGAAGAAGAGTTCAATAAAATGAACTCAAGTAAGGTGATCTGCGATGACGAAGACGATTTCTTGGAGAAGCTGAAAATTGAAATAGAGAGGGATATGAAGCAGGAACAAGAAAGAATCGAAGCATCTAACAGATATTATGAAGAAGAGTCTTTTGAAGAGGAGCAAAATGAGG TAACAGACAGGACCCACAAAGTTATGTTAAAGTTACGCCAACAGTCTTCTCAGATTGATGAAGATAATGATAG CAGTGAACAGGAATCAAACACGGAAGATGACACTGCCAGCGTCCTAAGGACTGAG GACCAAAGTGATTCTGATGAACCAAATGAGAGACGATTGTACACAGGAAGGTACAAAGTCTTACCAAAGGGGGTACAAAAGGCAGACAAACAGCTGAAGGAACACCCTAAAAGAAATAAG TGTCTCGTCCTGCTGCGGTCAGTGCTAGCAGTGAGTCTAGCGACGGCGGTAGGTGTGATTTCTTACTTGTGGGCCACAGACAGCCTGGAGTGGACCTACTGA
- the traf3ip3 gene encoding TRAF3-interacting JNK-activating modulator, translated as MESALDKRRSPAANYEYKVEQRAVKHREISHRNNTTSCRSPTRDLDTRWIKNELHRKRQFEFFKRRPVDHGTYALLSAMPRHRYSREMHQHAPEHMTQTLTSIRRPLITSQNVKLQRGGISFTKQADSTSPMNNEHDLKSDEWDVPVLNSVRLHRKMKKNRVLLEDIALSNTQKTLQTTSIQTESGFVTVKEADVNQLADYLEEALHREEALKKKLSNLQKSAATLLRSTELLWKTRCDEDLLKSKIKALEAQLQVCIKKVPQDGVKKVVLKMEKQREEYEQKALKAIHRAENEKAEAQSKMEYLQGVLQTTQAESERWQRLCEELKEGSSQLKKRQDECTDQMLDLQGHLERSVEQEEMLRKHSESLQQERAELHSCISELEEENLNLREHLQELTGHNHEWWNSNTEIHEDASGLDQLLQRDNSTARQLRETEHRLRMKEKKCIELQGDLEALEQECYSYQSRLTQCREELNVQTTRQKNSRSRCCGSWLCMFFFLLLLIAVVLAALWLYHPPAREQLRHVYSVLEQRMEDYLIQIASAQHGACFRPV; from the exons ATGGAGAGTGCTCTTGACAAAAGAAGGTCACCGGCCGCAAATTACGAGTATAAAGTGGAGCAGCGTGCTGTGAAGCACAGAGAAATCAGCCATCGGAATAACACAACATCATGTCGCAGTCCCACCAGAGATCTGGACACGAGGTGGATTAAAAACGAACTGCATCGCAAAAGACAGTTTGAGTTCTTCAAAAGAAGACCAGTGGACCATGGCACATACGCACTGTTATCTGCAATGCCAAGGCACAGATACTCAAGGGAAATGCACCAGCATGCACCAGAGCATATGACGCAAACCTTAACGTCAATCAGACGGCCTTTGATAACAAGTCAAAACGTAAAGCTCCAGAGAGGTGGCATTAGCTTTACAAAGCAG GCAGACTCCACATCTCCAATGAATAATGAACACGACCTGAAATCAGATGAATGGGATGTACCAGTCCTCAATTCTGTTCGGCTTCACAGGAAAATGAAAAAGAATCGAG TTCTGCTAGAAGACATCGCTCTCTCAAACACCCAGAAGACATTACAAACCACCAGCATTCAGACTGA GTCTGGATTTGTCACTGTCAAAGAAGCA GATGTAAACcagttggcagattatttagaa GAGGCCTTACACAGAGAAGAGGCTCTTAAAAAGAAGCTATCCAACCTCCAGAAGAGCGCCGCCACATTATTGCGCTCTACAGAGCTCCTGTGGAAG ACACGCTGTGATGAGGACTTGCTGAAGAGTAAGATCAAAGCTCTGGAGGCTCAGCTGCAGGTTTGCATCAAG AAGGTCCCTCAGGATGGAGTGAAAAAAGTTGTGCTGAAGATGGAAAAACAGAGGGAGGAGTATGAACAGAAGGCTTTGAAGGCAATTCATAGGGCGGAGAATGAGAAGGCGGAAGCTCAGAGTAAGATGGAGTACCTCCAG GGGGTGCTGCAGACGACGCAGGCAGAGTCTGAGCGGTGGCAGAGGCTGTGTGAGGAGCTGAAAGAGGGTTCGAGTCAGCTGAAGAAGCGGCAGGATGAGTGCACTGATCAGATGCTAGACCTGCAGGGTCACTTGGAG CGTTCTGTGGAGCAGGAGGAGATGCTGAGGAAACATAGTGAATCTCTGCAGCAAGAGCGAGCAGAGCTTCATTCCTGCATCTCAGAGCTGGAGGAGGAGAACCTCAACCTGAGAGAACATCTGCAGGAACTCACAG GACACAATCATGAGTGGTGGAACAGTAACACAGAAATACATGAAGATGCTTCAGGACTGGACCAGCTCCTACAGAGAGATAACAGCACTGCCAGGCAGCTGAGAGAGACTGAACACAGACtcagaatgaaagaaaaaaag TGCATAGAGCTCCAGGGGGATCTTGAGGCCCTGGAGCAGGAGTGTTACAGCTATCAGTCCCGACTGACCCAATGCAGAGAAGAACTGAACGTACAGACGACACGCCAGAAGAACAGCAGG AGTCGATGTTGTGGGTCCTGGCTCTGTATGTTTTTCTTCTTACTGCTCCTGATAGCCGTAGTGTTGGCAGCCCTGTGGTTGTATCATCCACCTGCCAGAGAGCAGCTCCGCCACGTTTACTCTGTCCTGGAACAGCGTATGGAGGACTACCTCATCCAGATAGCTTCAGCACAGCATGGAGCCTGCTTTAGACCTGTGTGA